Below is a window of Acidobacteriota bacterium DNA.
CGTCATTGAGCACTTTGATCAACGCTTCCTGCGCGCGGAAGTCGTTTGATCTGCCTAACGCCTTAACAATGCGCAGTCTCATTCGATCGCTTCCGAACCTTAATAGGAATAATCGCAATTTCATCATGACTTTGCACTTTCCGATTACGGGGTCGCGTCAGCTAATGACAGTACTCGCTTGAGTTCCTTTCCGGCGAGGCCGAAAAATATGGCCATCTGTTTTAATTGTTCGTAGCCTGCATAATCTGCAGGCGTTGCACAAAACTTCTCGATGCCAGGGGCAAAGTCTACACAGCGCATCTTTTTAGGAATCGAAAGATCATGCGCACAACGACCATTTGGTTCCTGAAGAATGCAAAACTCGCACAATGTCATACACTCAACTCCAACGATTTGAGAATTGAGATAAAAGCAAAGCGCTCTCGCCGAAAAAGTAGACGGCCAAGAGCGCCCGGCATAAATTTTCAAATCGCTTTTCGAGCAATGCTTAGTAGCGCGAACGACCACCGCTGTATCCACGGCGACCCGATCCGCCATTCATTTCGCGTGGCTTGGCTTCATTGACAGTCAAACTGCGGCCATCCACTTCCTTGCCGTTAAATTTAGAGATGGCTGCCTCGCCCTCGGCTCTGGATCCCATTTCCACAAAACCGAAGCCTCGCGGACGGCCAGTGTCACGATCCGTCACCAAAGAAATTGATTCGACAGTGCCAACTTCTGAAAAGAGAGCTTGCAAATCTTGATCAGTGGTTTGGAAGGTCAGGTTGCCAACATAAAGTTTCATAGACATAACAGTTAACCTTTCTCTGTTGAGAGATTGAGAGAAGCTTCGAATTGAAGTGGCTTCGGAGTACGGTAGCAGCGAAGGCTTGATTTCGGGTGCCCGGTAGAGCAGCTTCTAAAGTTGTGATTTTACCAGCTCCCGAACTTCATAATTGCGCTGCTACTGACATTTGGAAGGTAGAAACGCGTCACCGTCATTGTGCGAGAGAAGGAACGAATTGTACGCAGAATGCGCCACATTCACGCAAGTTGCAAGCCAGCCCACAAATAATACCCATTTACTGCCACTGTATTTAGCTCAACTTTACGTGTAACGGATTGCGATTATTCGCCTCCACGAATTGTTGCCACTGCATTTCCAACCGCCTGGGACATGCCGAAAAGCGACTTTAGCCGAACAACGCCCGCGAGACGGTATTGGCCGACCGCGCTCAAACCTGCCGAAGCAATGCATCCGCACTGCGAACAATTCGGATTGCCGCCAAACTGGCAAGGTGTGATTCTGGTTTGCAGATCGGCCGTGTAATTGGCGGTGGTTCTGGCAAATATACAATCGGCGGGCGATTGTGGTGGGTTTCGGTATCCTTCCAGCACCGCTTGGGGCAAATCCAGCTTCGGAAAAGAAGCGCGCAGAGCGGCCAAATCAGACAATACTTGTTGGCGAGCGAGGGACGTTAAACACTCTTCTTGCTCAGCTCCTTTCTGTGGGGTGAAAAGACTAAACCATATTTTGCGCACTTCGGTTTTTGCCGACCAGAAAGCCAGAAACTCATGAAAATAACTTTCCCTGGACATCATCTGATTTGTGACGGTGCAATGGACGATGATTTTCTGGCCGACAATATTGGCCAGGATTTTTTCGTAGGTCGCTGGTTTGCGCCGTAGATCGTGTTCGGACTGTAATCCGTCAATGGAAACAACCACGGTCAGGTTTTTGATTTGCGCCCAGCCTGACGGGATAGGGCGAACCGCGCTTGTCACAAGCTGAACCTTTATGCCCATCGCGCTCAGGCGTGGCAACAAAATATCCAGTTCGCGAAACCGCACCAGAGGCTCGCCGCCAACAATGGAAACATGCAATGGTTTATGGCGATTTACCAAACTCATCACGTTTTTCACCAAAGCCTCCCCTTTATAGTCTGCCAGCGATCGTAATGGTCCTGCCTCACCCAAATGGCCTTCTTCGTAAGCGTAACAGCCCGGACAACGAAGCGGGCATTCGCGAGTTATTTCGATTGAAAGGGAGGGGCGTCTCCCAGATAAAATTCGTCCCCAAGCGCGGACGACATCGAATTTATCCATATTGCGTATCCTTGTTAGCGGCTTAAAGCAGCGGGTTAAGTTTGAGGGGAAAGAAGGTTCATAAAGAAGCGCATTGCACCGTAACACATTTCAACCAAAAGAGAGTCACAAAATTCTAAAGCGGAGCAACAAACCATGGCTTGTGCTTTCCCGCGGTTGACCGGGACTCTGGTTAAGCGTATGGTGAAAAAGAACTGAGCTTGGCTCACTCTCTTCATCAGCTCCTCTGGAATTTCCCAGACTATCTGAATTAGACAGCTTACCTTCCTGGGAGCGGATCATGTTTGTCAAAGATAACCTGCAAAGACTCAAAGTATTTTCTGAAGAGAATTTTTCCAACACCAAATTCCTGATGATGTTTGTCGGAGTTGTAATTGCTCCATTGGTGTTCCTCGTGGTCGGTGGGCGAACCTCAGAGACTCTGTGGCAATCCGGTTTAGTCTGGACTCTCCTGATTATTGGGTTATTGCCGACTATCAGTGTGGTCATTGGCCTGAAGATGTACAGAAGCAAATCCAGAACGAATAAACCGCCTTCGATTATCGCGAAAATTGTCTGAAGATAGCGCGCGGATTCAGTTGAAAGTTGGCGCCTTGAACAGAAGTTAGATCGGATTTCAATTGGGTGTATGGTAGCCACAGAGCACACCGAGAAGCATGTATCTCTCTGTGCCACTGTGGCTTTCCCCTTACACGCATTTGAAAGCGATCGAGAAGTTGCTCCGGCGGTTTTTACCGATCTTCCTGTCGGAGTTAAGCCGGATAACATGGCTTCGATTCCGCTACGTCCGGTCGTCACCAGGTCAATCAAAAGCCAGTTCCGGCAAGATGGAAATTAAGTGCACTTTTCGGAAGGATAACGCCAGTGAAAATGAATGTTGGAAACAAGGTGAATTATCCAAGTCAAGGGCCCTGTCTCATTAAATCAATTGTAAATCGGGAAGTCGCTGGCAATCCGGTAAGCTTTTACCAGTTGACCTTGCTGGATGGCACTGGCGGCGAATTATTCGTTCCTGTCGAAAGAATTCAAGAAAGTGGTTTGCGGCACTTGCTAAAAAGATCGGAAATTCCGAAGCTAATGGAGCAATTGACCAAGTCCGAACTGGCCGCAAAGGACTGGAAACAGCGTGCACAGGACAATATGAAATTGCTGGTGTCGGGTTCCGCGTTTGCTCTGGCAGAAGTTGTTCAATCGTTGACAACGTTGAATGAAAATAAAACGCTTTCGTTTCGAGAGAGTTTGTTGCTGGAAAAGGCAAAAAAGCTCCTGATTTGCGAGGTTTCCGAGGTATTGGGTGAAACCAGGATCGCTGCCGAGGAGAAGATCAACCACGCACTCAAGACACGAACGGCCGTTTAATGCCAAAGCGCGGAGCCTTGGGCCAAAGAAGGAAGAGATGGCGAAATTCGAGATTTATCAAGATAGTGCCGGCGATTACCGTTGGCGTTTTCAGTCCAACAACGGAAAGATTCTTGCTGTTTCTGAAGAAGGGTATATCAATCGTGCCAACTGTGAGCATGCGATTATTCTGATCAAGCGCGAGACTTCTCAAGCCGCAATCACTGACGTTGTGAAGTCCGCATCTACAGAAACAGCAGGGGAAAGCCGCTGATTGCTGGCTTTCTTGTCGCCAGAATAGGTTGAAAGTAGTCCGATGAAAGTATTGTTCGTATATCCAGAATTTCCTGAAACCTACTGGAGTTTTCGTTACGCGCTCTCGTTTGAAAACAAGCGTTCGGCCTTTCCGCCACTTGGCCTGCTGACGATTTCGGCGCTGTTGCCTGAAACTTGGGAGCGGCGGTTG
It encodes the following:
- a CDS encoding RNA-binding protein — encoded protein: MSMKLYVGNLTFQTTDQDLQALFSEVGTVESISLVTDRDTGRPRGFGFVEMGSRAEGEAAISKFNGKEVDGRSLTVNEAKPREMNGGSGRRGYSGGRSRY
- a CDS encoding radical SAM protein → MDKFDVVRAWGRILSGRRPSLSIEITRECPLRCPGCYAYEEGHLGEAGPLRSLADYKGEALVKNVMSLVNRHKPLHVSIVGGEPLVRFRELDILLPRLSAMGIKVQLVTSAVRPIPSGWAQIKNLTVVVSIDGLQSEHDLRRKPATYEKILANIVGQKIIVHCTVTNQMMSRESYFHEFLAFWSAKTEVRKIWFSLFTPQKGAEQEECLTSLARQQVLSDLAALRASFPKLDLPQAVLEGYRNPPQSPADCIFARTTANYTADLQTRITPCQFGGNPNCSQCGCIASAGLSAVGQYRLAGVVRLKSLFGMSQAVGNAVATIRGGE
- a CDS encoding DUF1508 domain-containing protein, translated to MAKFEIYQDSAGDYRWRFQSNNGKILAVSEEGYINRANCEHAIILIKRETSQAAITDVVKSASTETAGESR